In Nicotiana tabacum cultivar K326 chromosome 19, ASM71507v2, whole genome shotgun sequence, one DNA window encodes the following:
- the LOC107765345 gene encoding nitrate regulatory gene2 protein — translation MGCTASKLDNEDTVRRCKERRRLMKEAVYARHHLASAHSDYCRSLRITGSALSTFAAGEPLSVSDHTPAVLLRTPSTTTTTVKTPAPPPPIRIPSPSPSLHPPPPPPVFSPSPSPTIASSKLPHILSSSSVSSHHNHHHRQPQPLQQRKKPLKLPHILSGSSLSSYNEEDYTYDAKANSTYSSTPSQTSSVWNWENFYPPSPPSSDYFERLHKVDTMDADDEHDDDKASNFTSYSHYSHNQHHHPTTDQSSLSGKSNKQKLDFFDSHSVDDEKLTNGSIRNHKMVGENKRGHHLNNNSKWEDSEAEREEVQCSEWDHDHYSTTSSSSDDDEEEEKDEIRSGFGPTQSNFGSMKSEEASKIDDVNLRMKSYSGRKSDKVSSEDGGSSSMSWGNGNNGKVVEEMVSDNRSIVVRHKDLAEIVAAIRDYFDKAASAGDQVSEMLETGRAQLDRSFKQLKKTVYHSSGVFSTISSTWSSKPPLAVKYRFEPSSIDEPGSQKSLCSTLERLLAWEKKLYQEVKAREGVKIEHEKKLATLQSQECRGDEEAKLDKTKASIKRLQSLMVVTSQAVSTTSSAIIGLRDSDLVPQLVELCHGFMYMWRSMNQFHEVQNDIVQQVRGLINRATKGLSTSDLHRQATRDLESAVSAWHSSFCRLIKFQRDFIRSLHGWFKLTLVSVNIEPTNGNREPSDSFMFCDEWKLALDRIPDTVASEAIKSFINVVHSIFVKQTEELKIKKRTESASKELDKKASSVRSIERKYYNSYSMVGIGLPEMGPDNGSVLDTRDPLAEKKAELAASQRRVEDEMLKHSKAVDVTRAMTLNNIQTGLPGVFQAMTSFSSLMTEALEAVCTHSYAIK, via the exons ATGGGTTGCACGGCGTCGAAGCTAGATAACGAGGACACCGTACGCCGGTGTAAAGAACGCCGGCGATTGATGAAAGAAGCTGTTTACGCTCGTCATCATTTAGCTTCAGCTCATTCCGATTACTGCCGTTCACTACGTATCACCGGTTCTGCTCTTTCCACCTTCGCCGCCGGTGAACCTCTTTCCGTTTCCGATCATACCCCCGCCGTCCTCCTCCGTACACCCTCTACTACTACCACCACCGTTAAAACCCCAGCTCCACCACCTCCTATTCGTATCCCATCCCCATCACCTTCACTCCACCCACCACCACCGCCGCCGGTGTTTTCTCCCTCTCCGTCGCCGACGATAGCTTCATCAAAGCTACCTCACATACTTTCTTCCTCCTCTGTTTCCTCCCACCACAACCACCACCACCGTCAGCCTCAACCGTTACAACAACGGAAAAAACCGTTAAAACTCCCACACATTCTTTCGGGATCAAGCTTGAGTTCATACAATGAGGAGGATTATACGTACGATGCGAAAGCGAATTCGACGTATTCGAGTACTCCTTCACAAACATCCTCTGTTTGGAACTGGGAAAACTTTTACCCTCCTTCCCCTCCTAGCTCAGATTACTTTGAACGCCTCCATAAAGTTGATACAATGGATGCTGATGATGAGCATGATGATGATAAAGCTTCAAATTTCACATCTTATTCACACTACTCTCACAATCAGCATCATCATCCTACTACTGACCAATCATCACTTAGTGGGAAGTCGAACAAGCAAAAGTTAGATTTTTTTGATAGTCATAGTGTTGATGATGAGAAGTTGACTAATGGTTCTATTAGAAATCACAAAATGGTGGGTGAAAACAAGAGAGGTCACCATTTGAATAATAATAGTAAGTGGGAGGATAGTGAAGCTGAGAGAGAAGAGGTACAGTGCAGTGAATGGGACCATGATCATTATAGTACTACGAGTTcatcttctgatgatgatgaagaggaagagAAGGATGAGATAAGATCTGGGTTTGGGCCAACCCAGTCTAATTTTGGGTCAATGAAGAGTGAGGAAGCTTCTAAGATTGATGATGTGAACTTGAGGATGAAGAGTTATTCAGGGAGGAAGTCGGATAAGGTATCGTCGGAGGATGGGGGGTCATCTTCAATGAGTTGGGGGAATGGGAATAATGGGAAAGTGGTGGAGGAGATGGTATCTGATAATAGGAGTATAGTGGTGAGGCACAAGGATCTAGCTGAGATTGTTGCTGCCATTAGGGACTACTTTGATAAAGCTGCTTCTGCTGGTGACCAGGTCTCTGAGATGTTGGAGACTGGTCGAGCTCAGCTTGATCGCAGCTTTAAGCAGTTAAAGA AAACAGTGTATCATTCCAGTGGAGTATTTAGTACCATAAGCTCCACTTGGTCTTCAAAACCTCCATTGGCGGTCAAGTATCGTTTTGAACCTAGTTCCATTGATGAACCAGGTTCCCAAAAGAGTCTTTGTTCCACCTTGGAGCGGCTCTTGgcatgggaaaagaaactatatCAGGAAGTGAAG GCAAGGGAAGGAGTTAAAATTGAGCATGAAAAGAAGTTGGCAACATTACAGAGTCAAGAATGCAGAGGTGATGAGGAGGCCAAGTTAGACAAAACCAAGGCATCAATAAAGAGGTTGCAGTCGCTGATGGTGGTCACATCGCAGGCTGTTTCAACTACATCCTCTGCCATTATTGGTCTAAGAGACTCTGACCTTGTCCCACAGCTTGTTGAACTTTGTCATGG ATTCATGTATATGTGGAGATCCATGAACCAGTTCCATGAAGTTCAGAATGACATTGTGCAGCAGGTGCGAGGTCTCATCAATAGAGCAACTAAAGGTCTATCAACGTCTGACCTACACAGGCAGGCGACACGTGATCTTGAGTCTGCTGTATCTGCATGGCACTCGAGTTTTTGTCGCCTCATAAAATTTCAAAGGGACTTTATCCGCTCCCTTCATGGTTGGTTCAAGCTCACTCTCGTATCTGTCAATATTGAGCCAACTAATGGCAACAGGGAACCTTCAGATTCATTTATGTTTTGCGATGAATGGAAGCTAGCCCTTGATCGTATTCCTGACACTGTTGCATCAGAAGCTATCAAAAGCTTCATAAACGTTGTCCATTCGATATTTGTGAAACAAACGGAGGAGTTGAAGATCAAAAAGCGAACTGAATCTGCATCAAAGGAGCTTGACAAAAAGGCTTCGAGTGTTAGGAGCATTGAGAGGAAGTATTACAACTCTTACTCCATGGTTGGCATTGGACTTCCTGAGATGGGACCTGATAATGGTAGTGTTTTAGATACACGAGACCCTCTTGCTGAGAAAAAGGCTGAGCTTGCAGCTAGCCAACGGCGTGTGGAAGATGAGATGCTGAAACACTCCAAGGCAGTGGACGTAACCAGAGCGATGACTCTCAACAACATTCAGACAGGGTTGCCGGGAGTTTTCCAGGCTATGACCAGCTTTTCTTCCTTGATGACAGAGGCCCTTGAGGCTGTATGCACTCATTCTTATGCTATTAAGTAG